In Pectobacterium actinidiae, the DNA window ATTCAGGTGTGAATTCTGCTGGCAGAATTACAGGGCTTTAACGTTTGAACGGCTGACTTTACAGTTCTTGGTATCCCACTGTTCGTCATGTTTTGTTGGTGTGCCTTTGCCTTTTTCTACACCAGTAAACTCTTCACATATTTTAGGTTTACCTGCTTTGTAGTTTTTAATACGCAAATCACGGATTTCAGCGACATCACCAAAGTTACGGTTTACGCCAGCGATGCTGTCGATAGTGCCGTTAACGGTTGCGCTGATGATGGTGAGGTTACGTGGGCCACCGTTGTTGGTGCAGTCACCGCAAGAGCGCCACAGTTTTCCGTGTTGGCCAGTCAGGGTGAAGTTGCCCTGTACGATAGTGTGACTGTTCTTGGAGTTCTGTTGCAGTACTTTGTCCGGCTTGCCGCCAGGGCCATTGGTGGTGTTATGGGCGACACCGCCGACGATGGTCATGGTTTTACCCAGGTTGGTTGCCGCATCTTCACAAACGTCTTCCCAGATCACGTTTTCAATACGGCAGTTGCCTGACTTACAGTGGATACCGTCAGAACCGCCTTTTTCGGAGATGCGCAGGTTCTTAATGGTGGCATTTTCCAGCGTGATAACAGGAGGCTGTTTATCACTGTCACCGCTACAGCTCAG includes these proteins:
- the pelI gene encoding pectate lyase PelI, whose translation is MFKYLTPIFLCTAAFSFQAQADDTMLMLLKKDNATYLSWSTDAGNVVRQDVYRNTSNNQAGSEKIAELNSTDRTFTDLTANPQSDYWYWVDTVSGNNSVLKSNAAQTAPAPLRAAPLKAASSECKAGAVIKDKTVDCGGITLGLSCSGDSDKQPPVITLENATIKNLRISEKGGSDGIHCKSGNCRIENVIWEDVCEDAATNLGKTMTIVGGVAHNTTNGPGGKPDKVLQQNSKNSHTIVQGNFTLTGQHGKLWRSCGDCTNNGGPRNLTIISATVNGTIDSIAGVNRNFGDVAEIRDLRIKNYKAGKPKICEEFTGVEKGKGTPTKHDEQWDTKNCKVSRSNVKAL